In Mangifera indica cultivar Alphonso chromosome 1, CATAS_Mindica_2.1, whole genome shotgun sequence, a single genomic region encodes these proteins:
- the LOC123217317 gene encoding cyclic nucleotide-gated ion channel 4 isoform X1 has translation MATEQGLSSRAAHRQDFTDVDSDDEEEEMVNEEEEDEEEGEEEEEEEESSSHNKNYCTRMFSECGGGVRRTRRGWSCGQVLDPRAKWVQEWNRIFLLVCATGLFVDPLFFYALSISDTCMCLFIDGWFAITVTALRCMTDVLHVWNMWLQLKMAKQTYGVGVAAATAAGGGSFGSSRSVALRYLKAKKGFFFDLFVILPLPQVVLWVAIPALLEKGSITLVMTVFLIMFLFQYLPKIYHSVCLLRRSQNLSGYIFGTVWWGFLLNMIAYFVASHAAGACWYLLGIQRSAKCLREQCRLTDGCDLRLLSCKDSIYYGTTSNIMRDRARVAWAENKQARFICLDGSRNYNYGCYEWTVQLVANNSRLEKILLPIFWGIMTLSTFGGLQSTPDWLEVVFNIIVLTSGLILVTMLIGNIKVFLHATTSKKQAMQLKMRNIEWWMRKRQLPQGFRQRVRNYERQRWAAMRGVDECEMIRNLPEGLRRDIKYHLCLDLVRQVPLFQHMDDLVLENICDRVKSLIFTKGEIITREGDPVQRMLFVVRGHLQSSQILHNNIKSCCMLGPGNFSGDELLSWCLRRPFVERLPPSSSTLVTLETTEAFGLDAADVKYVTQHFRYTFVKEQVKRSARYYSPGWRTWAAVAIQLAWRRYKLRLSLTSLSFIRPRRPLSRCPSLEEDRLRLYTALLTSPKPNQDDFDF, from the exons ATGGCGACTGAACAAGGGCTCTCGTCACGTGCAGCCCACAGACAAGATTTCACGGACGTCGATTCCGATGACGAAGAAGAGGAAATGGTTAACGAAGAAgaggaagacgaagaagaaggagaagaagaagaagaagaagaagaaagctcATCACATAACAAGAATTATTGCACGAGAATGTTCTCCGAGTGCGGTGGTGGAGTTCGAAGAACCCGACGGGGTTGGTCTTGTGGTCAAGTTTTGGACCCGAGAGCCAAATGGGTTCAAGAATGGAATAGGATTTTTCTCCTGGTTTGTGCAACGGGACTCTTCGTGGATCCTCTCTTCTTCTATGCTCTCTCTATAAGTGACACGTGTATGTGCCTCTTCATCGACGGGTGGTTTGCCATCACTGTCACCGCTCTCCGGTGCATGACCGACGTGTTACACGTATGGAACATGTGGTTGCAGCTCAAGATGGCCAAGCAAACCTACGGTGTTGGTGTTGCAGCCGCCACAGCTGCAGGCGGTGGCTCCTTTGGCAGTTCACGCTCAGTGGCTCTCCGTTACTTGAAAGCCAAGAAGGGCTTCTTCTTTGATCTCTTCGTTATTCTCCCTCTCCCTCAG GTTGTGCTGTGGGTGGCCATCCCGGCTTTGTTAGAGAAAGGTTCAATAACTCTAGTGATGACAGTGTTCTTGATTATGTTTCTGTTTCAATATCTTCCGAAAATCTACCACTCTGTGTGCCTCTTGCGCCGCTCGCAGAACCTATCTGGTTACATATTTGGAACTGTTTGGTGGGGTTTTCTTCTCAACATGATAGCTTATTTTGTTGCCTCACAC GCAGCAGGAGCTTGTTGGTACTTGCTGGGAATTCAGAGGTCTGCAAAATGTTTGAGAGAGCAATGCAGATTAACAGATGGCTGTGACCTTCGCTTACTGTCATGCAAAGACTCTATTTACTATGGCACAACGTCAAACATTATGAGAGATAGAGCGAGAGTGGCCTGGGCAGAGAACAAGCAAGCCAGATTTATATGCTTAGACGGTTCCAGAAACTACAACTATGGTTGTTATGAATGGACTGTTCAACTTGTCGCCAATAATAGCCGCTTGGAAAAAATTCTACTTCCCATATTCTGGGGCATAATGACTCTCAG CACTTTCGGCGGCTTGCAGAGCACACCAGACTGGTTAGAAGTTGTTTTCAACATTATTGTTCTAACCAGTGGACTTATTCTAGTGACCATGTTGATCGGAAATATCAAG GTGTTCTTGCATGCAACAACATCAAAGAAACAAGCGATGCAGTTGAAGATGAGGAACATAGAATGGTGGATGAGGAAGAGGCAATTGCCGCAAGGGTTCAGGCAGCGAGTCCGCAACTATGAACGGCAGCGATGGGCGGCCATGCGCGGCGTCGATGAGTGTGAGATGATCAGGAATCTCCCTGAGGGCCTTCGGAGAGACATCAAGTACCATCTCTGTTTGGACTTAGTGAGACAG GTACCATTATTCCAGCATATGGACGATCTAGTTTTGGAGAATATATGTGATAGAGTAAAGTCTCTGATATTTACGAAGGGAGAAATT ATAACAAGAGAGGGTGACCCAGTTCAGAGAATGTTATTTGTGGTAAGGGGACATCTTCAGAGTAGTCAAATTTtgcataataatataaagagtTGCTGCATGTTAGGCCCTGGAAACTTCAGCGGCGATGAGCTCTTATCCTGGTGCCTGCGACGGCCCTTCGTCGAAAGGCTTCCGCCGTCGTCATCGACTCTAGTGACCCTGGAAACCACAGAGGCATTTGGCCTGGATGCTGCTGATGTAAAATATGTTACACAACATTTCAGGTACACTTTTGTTAAGGAACAAGTGAAGAGAAGTGCAAGATATTACTCTCCAGGATGGAGAACGTGGGCAGCTGTGGCAATTCAGCTGGCTTGGAGGAGGTACAAGCTCCGATTATCGCTCACTTCATTGTCGTTTATACGGCCACGGAGACCTTTGTCGAGGTGCCCGTCGTTGGAGGAGGATAGGCTTAGGCTTTATACTGCTTTGTTGACTTCTCCAAAGCCAAATCAAGATGATTTTGACTTCTGA
- the LOC123223262 gene encoding uncharacterized protein LOC123223262, whose translation MGRRLFACFRKGKSSDAGTKISPNHAQEMKVTADVSAEELKRGGAVLVELFSSQGCKTSPGAEVLLSRLGRGDFELEVPVILLAYHVDFWDYMGWKDPYGSSLWTVRQKAYVEALNLDTMFTPLVVIQGRAHCQGNDQDSLLAEITRAPRFPSPTLQATFQRSTPESLQVSLTGALRNKVDNQGANVMVALYESGLVTDVPTGENKGRVLSNDYVVRKLEKLCTVKDISAKKNVSGTVNFPLWQGFNSSKCGVAVFVQSNSYQMLCSQNFKLPDNI comes from the exons ATGGGGCGTCGTCTCTTTGCCTGTTTTCGCAAGGGAAAAAGCAGTGATGCAGGTACGAAGATATCGCCGAACCATGCGCAAGAGATGAAGGTGACGGCGGATGTGTCAGCGGAGGAGCTTAAGCGGGGCGGGGCAGTTTTAGTGGAGCTGTTTTCTTCACAGGGTTGCAAGACATCTCCGGGGGCGGAGGTGCTGTTGTCACGGCTGGGGAGAGGAGACTTCGAGCTGGAGGTTCCGGTGATTTTGTTGGCGTATCACGTGGACTTCTGGGATTACATGGGGTGGAAGGACCCGTACGGGTCCAGCCTGTGGACTGTTCGACAAAAGGCTTATGTGGAGGCCTTGAATCTTGACACTATGTTTACGCCGTTGGTGGTGATCCAGGGGAGGGCCCATTGTCAAGGGAATGATCAGGATTCTCTGTTGGCTGAGATTACTAGAGCACCCAGATTCCCTTCTCCAACCTTACAG GCAACTTTCCAAAGGTCAACACCAGAATCTTTGCAAGTTTCTCTAACAGGGGCTTTGAGGAACAAGGTGGACAATCAAGGTGCCAATGTGATGGTGGCTCTATATGAAAGTGGACTGGTGACTGATGTTCCAACGGGGGAGAACAAAGGGCGTGTCCTGTCGAATGACTATGTTGTTCGCAAGCTTGAGAAACTATGCACTGTCAAAGACATCTCGGCAAAGAAGAATGTTTCAGGAACTGTAAATTTCCCTCTATGGCAAGGCTTCAATAGTAGCAAATGTGGTGTTGCTGTCTTTGTTCAAAGCAACTCTTATCAAATGTTGTGTTCACAGAACTTTAAGTTGCCGGATAACATATGA
- the LOC123217317 gene encoding cyclic nucleotide-gated ion channel 4 isoform X2, which yields MATEQGLSSRAAHRQDFTDVDSDDEEEEMVNEEEEDEEEGEEEEEEEESSSHNKNYCTRMFSECGGGVRRTRRGWSCGQVLDPRAKWVQEWNRIFLLVCATGLFVDPLFFYALSISDTCMCLFIDGWFAITVTALRCMTDVLHVWNMWLQLKMAKQTYGVGVAAATAAGGGSFGSSRSVALRYLKAKKGFFFDLFVILPLPQVVLWVAIPALLEKGSITLVMTVFLIMFLFQYLPKIYHSVCLLRRSQNLSGYIFGTVWWGFLLNMIAYFVASHAAGACWYLLGIQRSAKCLREQCRLTDGCDLRLLSCKDSIYYGTTSNIMRDRARVAWAENKQARFICLDGSRNYNYGCYEWTVQLVANNSRLEKILLPIFWGIMTLSTFGGLQSTPDWLEVVFNIIVLTSGLILVTMLIGNIKVFLHATTSKKQAMQLKMRNIEWWMRKRQLPQGFRQRVRNYERQRWAAMRGVDECEMIRNLPEGLRRDIKYHLCLDLVRQVPLFQHMDDLVLENICDRVKSLIFTKGEIITREGDPVQRMLFVVHFC from the exons ATGGCGACTGAACAAGGGCTCTCGTCACGTGCAGCCCACAGACAAGATTTCACGGACGTCGATTCCGATGACGAAGAAGAGGAAATGGTTAACGAAGAAgaggaagacgaagaagaaggagaagaagaagaagaagaagaagaaagctcATCACATAACAAGAATTATTGCACGAGAATGTTCTCCGAGTGCGGTGGTGGAGTTCGAAGAACCCGACGGGGTTGGTCTTGTGGTCAAGTTTTGGACCCGAGAGCCAAATGGGTTCAAGAATGGAATAGGATTTTTCTCCTGGTTTGTGCAACGGGACTCTTCGTGGATCCTCTCTTCTTCTATGCTCTCTCTATAAGTGACACGTGTATGTGCCTCTTCATCGACGGGTGGTTTGCCATCACTGTCACCGCTCTCCGGTGCATGACCGACGTGTTACACGTATGGAACATGTGGTTGCAGCTCAAGATGGCCAAGCAAACCTACGGTGTTGGTGTTGCAGCCGCCACAGCTGCAGGCGGTGGCTCCTTTGGCAGTTCACGCTCAGTGGCTCTCCGTTACTTGAAAGCCAAGAAGGGCTTCTTCTTTGATCTCTTCGTTATTCTCCCTCTCCCTCAG GTTGTGCTGTGGGTGGCCATCCCGGCTTTGTTAGAGAAAGGTTCAATAACTCTAGTGATGACAGTGTTCTTGATTATGTTTCTGTTTCAATATCTTCCGAAAATCTACCACTCTGTGTGCCTCTTGCGCCGCTCGCAGAACCTATCTGGTTACATATTTGGAACTGTTTGGTGGGGTTTTCTTCTCAACATGATAGCTTATTTTGTTGCCTCACAC GCAGCAGGAGCTTGTTGGTACTTGCTGGGAATTCAGAGGTCTGCAAAATGTTTGAGAGAGCAATGCAGATTAACAGATGGCTGTGACCTTCGCTTACTGTCATGCAAAGACTCTATTTACTATGGCACAACGTCAAACATTATGAGAGATAGAGCGAGAGTGGCCTGGGCAGAGAACAAGCAAGCCAGATTTATATGCTTAGACGGTTCCAGAAACTACAACTATGGTTGTTATGAATGGACTGTTCAACTTGTCGCCAATAATAGCCGCTTGGAAAAAATTCTACTTCCCATATTCTGGGGCATAATGACTCTCAG CACTTTCGGCGGCTTGCAGAGCACACCAGACTGGTTAGAAGTTGTTTTCAACATTATTGTTCTAACCAGTGGACTTATTCTAGTGACCATGTTGATCGGAAATATCAAG GTGTTCTTGCATGCAACAACATCAAAGAAACAAGCGATGCAGTTGAAGATGAGGAACATAGAATGGTGGATGAGGAAGAGGCAATTGCCGCAAGGGTTCAGGCAGCGAGTCCGCAACTATGAACGGCAGCGATGGGCGGCCATGCGCGGCGTCGATGAGTGTGAGATGATCAGGAATCTCCCTGAGGGCCTTCGGAGAGACATCAAGTACCATCTCTGTTTGGACTTAGTGAGACAG GTACCATTATTCCAGCATATGGACGATCTAGTTTTGGAGAATATATGTGATAGAGTAAAGTCTCTGATATTTACGAAGGGAGAAATT ATAACAAGAGAGGGTGACCCAGTTCAGAGAATGTTATTTGTG GTACACTTTTGTTAA
- the LOC123194840 gene encoding dynein light chain 2, cytoplasmic produces the protein MLEGKAVIGETDMLEALQQDALDLAAKALDIFDVTEATEIARFIKKEFDRTYGAGWQCIVGTDFGSFVTHCFGCFIYFRISSLAILLFRGSAACQEPDEPAADQFANFETVKA, from the exons ATGTTGGAAGGCAAAGCAGTCATCGGCGAGACCGATATGCTCGAGGCCTTGCAGCAAGATGCACTTGATTTGGCTGCAAAAGCCCTTGATATCTTTGATGTCACTGAGGCCACTGAGATTGCCCGTTTCATTAAAAAG GAATTCGATCGGACTTACGGAGCTGGGTGGCAATGCATTGTGGGAACTGATTTTGGCTCATTTGTGACACACTGTTTTGGGTGCTTCATCTATTTTCGCATCAGCAGCCTTGCGATTTTGCTCTTCCGGGGTTCGGCGGCTTGTCAAGAGCCTGATGAACCTGCGGCAGACCAGTTTGCCAATTTCGAGACTGTGAAAGCATAA